CCCcttaatttttcaaatattttggttcGCACTACTTTGCAAAGTTTGGATGCTGGAAATGTAAGCAGTGTGTTTTTTGGCGCCCAAGTGGCCCATTTCAGGACATTATTGCCTTGACTTTCATCCAAAACGTAGGGAAATTTGTAGTTGTCTCAAAGCGATTTTTAAGGACAACCAACAATTTCAATCTAACACAGACACAAGGCATGAAAAAACTGTGACAAATCATTGAATAAAGGGCCGCGGATGAAAGGAGTCGATGCATATAAATAAAACGCcactttttgaaaatgtacagAGTACTTTCTGTGCTGCCTGGTACCAAATTATCCAAGGCTTCACCCCTGTGGTTGGTGACCCTACCCTGAACCCAAAGTATTAAACTTTAGCACAAATGGAGACATAGAGTTTGAGGTTACATGTAGAATATTGGAATGCACTTTCATGATTTCAGCTATGAACGAACAAtaggtccagacaagatcagcaacgtgtgattattttttggtttggtcgtttgtgtttttttctatcTGAAAtcgactgggataggcttccgCTCCCCGCAATGctgaacaggataagcggtgtgaaaatggatggctagatGCCGTGGCACTCTGTCCAAACGGATCAAAACCAAAAGTCTTAGTGTTTGAAAGAACTGCAGCAAAGGTTACGTCCTATGAATGTTGTCTGTCATGTTTACTGTCAACAAAATGAACTCCTCAGATATGTGTCTTTGAAaggtttatctttattttatttgttgtgcTGTACTCATTGCTGTGGTGTGACGATAGGCTATACAGTCTATTCAATCATTGCAACTGGAACCTGTTCATGGTTGGACGGCACAAATATGTTTTTGAAATAAACAATGCAATGGAATGAGCCTCAGTTATGTAATTTATTGGAATGCTAATGGAAGAATGATGACATTTGGTGATGCGTGCAGTCGATCAACAGCTATAGAAATGTTTAAGAAAAATAATGGTGTACCTATGGTAGCTCGTATACACAAGTAAGCCCTGTTAAGGAAGTGTGGGTTGCATCAGCAAGGGTGTGCGGTGTATTAACTGTGCCAAACGTGTGACGGTCTGTCTTTGGCTACTACCCCTGACAGGGAAACACAAGAGTCACTTCCACACTAGTCCCTTGGACACACTCCATAGTTTTTACATTCACACAACAACGGAGGTCCCTCAAACATTTATGTAATTCAGACTGATGACACTGcagaagtcagctgagataggccgtgtggtgcagaaaatggatggatagactaatgaatgaatggctttgTTAAGATGGGACACTAATACACAAATGAAGTTAGTTCATTGAATATAGCAAATTTAAATGTACACGGTAGTTAATTTGATGAACTAGTCTCAGTTATGTATTTTATCGATGCGTCGTTGGTTATTTCGTGTATACGAGCACAGCTGCGTTCTTgtgatttggattttattttcgtGCCGTTTCTGTAATTCACCGTGTGGTTTCCAGGCAGAGTGACCTCACGGCGCCATATTAATGTGCTCCCTCCTCCTTCGCTTGCTCGATGTTAGCTTAGCGGTTAGCACTAGTAGCTCGCTGCCAGTCTGCTTCTCACATCCACCGGACTGACAGACGGCAACGGCGTGATGGAAATTGACTCGCTTCAAGAGGCGCTCAGAGGTTTGTTCAATTGATTCAGGGCATCCCCTTGCTTTGCTCTCCATGTGATCGCGTGATGTTCAAAACACTGAACGACCACCAAGTGATTGGAGCGCACAGGCTAATGTCGTTGGCTAGCTGCTGCTCGTCACTAGCTAACATTTTTTGAAGCTGTTCTACGGAAATGGTTCGCTCTCTGGCGACTACTCGGGAAAGCTCACTGTCacgtttttccttttgtttcatCCGTCAGCTCCCAATGTTTTCCCCCCGGCAGGTTAAAACATGTTCGCTGatataaaaggaaaaagaagCCGAGATGAAGTTATTCAACAGTGTTGACGGCTTCTGTCAGACTGGCTACTACTAGTTCGCCGGTTACGCTCGAGCATTTAACTTAAGCTAGTGAGCTAGCTTCAATTTTATGATTCATTGACTTATGTCATATCGCGAAGACTGGAGaaaccatgtaaaaaaaacaccattactATCATAACCACCATTGAAGGAAACAATTGTAGGTGGACACACAAGCAGTTATGGTTACGGGAAACTACTGTCGGTTTTACGTATGGATGATTACTAATTAGTTAACTATCAGCGGCTATTGAAGCCCATTTTTCCTCTGGCAGTTTTGTGACGCATCTGTACAATAATAGACTCAATTGTCCCATTTCATCCTCCAGACTTTGAGAAGAAAACGAAAAGGGAGCCATGTCCTATATTGGAGCAGTTTTTATGTCATATCGCCAAGACCGGAGAAACCATGTAAAAAACACCATTACTATCATCCCTGCAATACAACGTGTTTAATGTGCTTTGTCACCAGGGTCTAAAGGCATTTTTTCCTGTTTCCTATAGGGTCCAATGGTCTGAGTTTAAGAACtactttctttttaaattagaAAAGGTCATGGATGATTTCAGAGCCTCAGCTCCTGAGCAAAGAGGCCCCGCCAATCCCAATGTCGAGTCAATCCCATTTGAAGATATGAAAGAGCGAATCTTGAAGATTGTTGACGGATATAATGGGTAGGTAGCCTTTTAATTAGGTTTTACATAGTTCTGATGTTGGGGGCTGATCAGCGAGTTCAAATAAAATGGAGCAATGTGGGATTTACGACTTGACTATATCTTTGTGTCCCACAAAGCTAATTCACGCAAATGTAAAATGGTATAATTGCAAACAATAGCTTTAATGGAGTTGCCCTGTCTAAAATGTGCTTGGCGGTGATCGCACCGCTCGTATTCTGCCATGGCAGCTTGGGTTCACTTCCCGGAATAGTCTTTTTTGGCAGCGTAATCCCAAATTAATTAATCTCAGAAGACCCTGCCCACTGTACATAGCACATTGGTTTTCTCAACATGGATTGGCGTTTTAAAGATGAACCAGAGACAAATGATTGGCAATTTGTTGCGGTATCTTGGGTTGCACCATTTGTGGTGTCAAACCATGAAACTCCATAAATTCAAAGGTGGCATAAAGTATGCCGCAAATGCTGTGCTATTGTACAGGTGGCTTTTGTGACTGAAGAAATGCACTGGAAGGTTGACTTTGCATTGTCCCACATCCGCTGTTTTCCTTATTTCAGAATTCCCTTCACTATACAACGCTTGTGTGAGTTACTCACAGAACCCAAGAAGAACTACACAGGAACGGATAAATTTCTTCGAGGTGTGGAGAAGGTCAGTGCTAAttgagtccaaaaaaaaaaaaaaagcgtgaatTGTTTTTGCATCTCACCTAATTGACTTTATTTTCGTCTAGAACATCATGGTTGTGAGCTGTGTTCATCCAATTTCAGAGTAAGAATGATCCTCAAAACGGCTTGTACAAATGTTGTGAAACCTAACtttgttgtgactttggtgGCGCCCGCTTGCTTGCAGAAAAAACGGATGCAGCGCCGTCAGTAGAATGAATGGAGTCATGCTTCCTGGGAACACTTTGTCCTTCACAGAGAGGTTGGGCTTACGTCCTAGTGTTGCTTACTTGCCGTTTTAACGTCTCGTTATCACTCGGTCAGTGGCATCGTAATTCTGTCCTGTTGGTATTTTTAGAAAAGTGAACGGTCCGGGAACCCCACGGCCACTCCACCGCCCAAAGTTATCTCTAGTCAACTCCCTTGCGGCGAATGGCCTGCCTGACAGCACAGAAAACAAACACCTCAAAACAGACACGGAAAGTGTTCAAGATATATCAGGAAGGTATGTCAGAATGTCTCTTTCCTCGGTCGGGTGGCATCAACCCACAATCCCGtctcacttttttgttttagcgGGATTTCGGCTTCGGGAGATAGCCTGGGGAATTCGGTCAAGAACAAACACTCGGACACCGAAGAGGACATGGAATCTGAGCAGCAGGAGGTGAAGAGACTTAAGTTTGGcaaggatgaagaggaggaagaggacgaggaagaggacgaggacgaaGACGAAGAGCAGCAAGTGGAAACGTCAAAGCCTTCGAATGCCCCTTGCCTCTCGAAAGAAGCAGAAGCCATGGTCCAAGAGGAAGATGAAAAATCCACTTTCAAGGAAGCCTCTTGCAGCGCGACTGTCGTGGAAGACCAAGGTTTgtgtttgattgatttttgacaTTGTCCTCGATACAATTTAAAGATTGACCAAAAGTGCACAAAAACTCCAAAGGTCGGCCAGCAGATGACCAAGTGAGTTCAGGATTGAAAAGTTCATGACTTTGCATTGTCCCCCACTATGTGTTATTTATGTCAGAGCCGACAAGCAGCACTCATGCCGAAGCATGTCCGGACTCGGGCCCGGATGAAAAGTTGGCCGAAAGGGTGGCGCCATGCCTATCGCAGCACGATGTCAGCGACATGGATCAAACGGAGCAGCCGGCATCGGCCGGTGTTGCAACAAGCCCGGAGACCAGTGCAGAGAGTGAGGAGAGTCACAGTGACCCAGTCAGCAGCAgctgtagcagcagcagcagcagcagcaatagTAGCAGTTGTAGCATCGACGAGAGTGTAGAAGGGGACCGTGAAGACGTCTCGCCCACTCCATCCAGTAGTACGAATGAGCCACCTATAGAGGGCGCCATGGAAAGCGCCAGCGTGGACATGGGAACCACCGACGAGCCCATGGAGCAGGACTAGACTGAAAAGGCCCTCACCCCGCAGTCGTGTGACACCACAAACCAGCTTGTCCTTGAAATCCAGCGTGACTGTCACTACTGGGAATGAGGATAACTTCACCTCATACACAAACACCTCTTCCGCTTTTGGATGCTCCTCCAAAATGGCTACCTGGCATTGATGTGATCAAACTATTGATTAAtatgaacatattttttttaactggaatATTATCGatcttattataattttttttgctaaagAGTTGTCTCGGCGGCCTTCTTTTTTCTGTGTTTCGTTGGAACCGTTTGACGAGCTTTGATGCCACTCATTCCATGTTTAGAAAGGATTTGTATGCTGCGTCTCTTTGAAGCCACAAGCATCAGACGACAGGAGTAGCCAGTTGACGGCGCTGGAGTTGTGCATTGACCTGATCCCAATCCCCAATCACTTCTGTCCTGTTTGGCCACCAGTTGGAACCGTTTGACGAGCTTTGATGCCACTCATTCCATGTTTAGAAAGGATTTGTATGCTGCGTCTCTTTGAAGCCACAAGCATCAGACGACAGGAGTAGCCAGTTGACGGCGCTGGAGTTGTGCATTGACCTGATCCCAATCCCCAATCACTTCTGTCCTGTTTGGCCACCAGGCTGGAGGGAAtgtgtctctttttttaaagtcacttC
The DNA window shown above is from Hippocampus zosterae strain Florida chromosome 9, ASM2543408v3, whole genome shotgun sequence and carries:
- the ppp4r2b gene encoding serine/threonine-protein phosphatase 4 regulatory subunit 2-B isoform X1, whose protein sequence is MEIDSLQEALRDFEKKTKREPCPILEQFLCHIAKTGETMVQWSEFKNYFLFKLEKVMDDFRASAPEQRGPANPNVESIPFEDMKERILKIVDGYNGIPFTIQRLCELLTEPKKNYTGTDKFLRGVEKNIMVVSCVHPISEKNGCSAVSRMNGVMLPGNTLSFTERKVNGPGTPRPLHRPKLSLVNSLAANGLPDSTENKHLKTDTESVQDISGSGISASGDSLGNSVKNKHSDTEEDMESEQQEVKRLKFGKDEEEEEDEEEDEDEDEEQQVETSKPSNAPCLSKEAEAMVQEEDEKSTFKEASCSATVVEDQEPTSSTHAEACPDSGPDEKLAERVAPCLSQHDVSDMDQTEQPASAGVATSPETSAESEESHSDPVSSSCSSSSSSSNSSSCSIDESVEGDREDVSPTPSSSTNEPPIEGAMESASVDMGTTDEPMEQD
- the ppp4r2b gene encoding serine/threonine-protein phosphatase 4 regulatory subunit 2-B isoform X2; amino-acid sequence: MVQWSEFKNYFLFKLEKVMDDFRASAPEQRGPANPNVESIPFEDMKERILKIVDGYNGIPFTIQRLCELLTEPKKNYTGTDKFLRGVEKNIMVVSCVHPISEKNGCSAVSRMNGVMLPGNTLSFTERKVNGPGTPRPLHRPKLSLVNSLAANGLPDSTENKHLKTDTESVQDISGSGISASGDSLGNSVKNKHSDTEEDMESEQQEVKRLKFGKDEEEEEDEEEDEDEDEEQQVETSKPSNAPCLSKEAEAMVQEEDEKSTFKEASCSATVVEDQEPTSSTHAEACPDSGPDEKLAERVAPCLSQHDVSDMDQTEQPASAGVATSPETSAESEESHSDPVSSSCSSSSSSSNSSSCSIDESVEGDREDVSPTPSSSTNEPPIEGAMESASVDMGTTDEPMEQD